Proteins co-encoded in one Candidatus Hydrogenedens sp. genomic window:
- a CDS encoding peroxiredoxin yields the protein MSNPESAKQGIPLLGDEFPTMNVMTTHGKMELPKAFTGKWFVLFSHPADFTPVCTTEFVAFQKRYDKFKTLNCELIGLSMDQVFSHIKWEEWIREKLGIDIQFPIIADNGAIANILGLVHPGKGTNTVRAVFVVDDKAKIRLIIYYPQEVGRNIDEIVRIVNALQIADKYKVAMPENWPNNELISDRVIIPPPTDVNTAKERLAKAKEGRYECFDWWFSHKKLDK from the coding sequence ATGAGTAATCCCGAAAGTGCAAAACAAGGAATTCCGTTATTAGGGGATGAATTCCCTACTATGAATGTAATGACAACGCATGGAAAGATGGAACTGCCCAAGGCGTTTACAGGCAAATGGTTTGTTCTGTTCAGTCATCCAGCAGATTTTACACCTGTATGCACCACAGAATTTGTTGCCTTTCAGAAGCGATATGATAAGTTTAAGACATTAAATTGTGAGTTAATAGGTCTAAGTATGGACCAGGTATTCTCGCATATAAAGTGGGAAGAATGGATAAGGGAAAAGTTAGGTATTGACATTCAATTCCCTATTATTGCGGATAATGGAGCCATTGCAAATATCCTTGGCTTGGTTCATCCAGGAAAAGGCACAAATACAGTTCGAGCAGTATTTGTTGTGGACGATAAAGCAAAGATACGGCTGATTATTTATTATCCGCAGGAGGTAGGAAGAAATATAGATGAAATAGTTCGGATTGTAAATGCCTTACAGATTGCTGACAAGTATAAGGTTGCCATGCCAGAAAACTGGCCTAATAACGAATTAATCAGTGATAGGGTGATTATCCCACCACCAACCGATGTAAATACTGCAAAAGAACGATTAGCCAAAGCAAAAGAAGGCAGATATGAATGTTTTGATTGGTGGTTTTCCCATAAGAAATTAGACAAATAG
- a CDS encoding saccharopine dehydrogenase NADP-binding domain-containing protein: MKICVLGGCGDMAKVALELLAKEVEVTSVTIADINIEKAKQIAENLGHKFSAKFVNAKDKSSIVDAVKGHSVALGFIGPFYLFEKSIIEACLDANVPYVSICDDYDAYLSAITLNDIAKEKEITVIAGLGNSPGITNLLAKKGYLSMDKPERIEINWAGGSDEDIGPANVKHVLHIFSGYTLQWRDGKEVRIKTGTERKIVEFPEPMGKLPVYITGHAESVSVPRSLPGLKYVSLHGGIHPPYIARLATILGRLGLTNTPEKREFLTKILLPLVNAGIFSKGGIDQSVFRIDVYGEKEGKSAHHYYSGVGHIADITSIPAVEGTLMIARGELHKPGVHSAESAIDNVDDFLHRVESRGVKLFYYEK; this comes from the coding sequence ATGAAAATATGCGTTTTAGGTGGATGTGGGGACATGGCAAAAGTAGCCCTCGAACTTCTTGCAAAAGAAGTAGAAGTCACTTCTGTTACCATTGCAGACATTAATATAGAAAAAGCAAAACAGATTGCGGAAAATCTCGGTCATAAATTCTCAGCAAAATTCGTTAACGCAAAAGACAAATCCTCTATTGTAGATGCAGTAAAAGGACATAGTGTTGCATTGGGATTTATTGGTCCTTTTTACCTATTTGAAAAAAGTATTATCGAAGCGTGTCTTGATGCTAATGTCCCTTATGTTAGTATCTGCGACGATTACGATGCTTACCTTTCTGCGATAACTTTAAATGATATTGCAAAGGAAAAAGAAATCACCGTTATTGCTGGATTAGGCAATTCCCCGGGAATAACCAATCTTTTAGCCAAAAAGGGCTATCTTTCTATGGATAAACCCGAACGCATTGAAATCAATTGGGCAGGTGGTTCGGATGAGGATATAGGACCTGCAAATGTAAAGCATGTATTGCATATATTTAGCGGATATACCTTACAATGGAGAGACGGCAAAGAAGTGCGAATTAAAACAGGAACTGAACGGAAAATTGTAGAGTTTCCCGAACCTATGGGCAAATTACCTGTTTATATCACAGGTCATGCAGAATCGGTGTCCGTCCCGCGTAGTCTACCCGGTTTGAAATATGTATCCCTTCACGGGGGCATTCACCCGCCTTATATAGCCCGATTAGCAACAATACTTGGTAGATTAGGCTTAACCAACACTCCTGAGAAACGAGAATTTCTAACCAAGATTTTATTACCCCTGGTTAACGCGGGTATTTTTTCCAAAGGAGGAATAGACCAGTCTGTATTCCGTATTGATGTTTACGGCGAAAAAGAGGGAAAGTCCGCACATCACTACTATTCAGGAGTGGGGCATATCGCTGATATAACAAGCATTCCTGCAGTTGAAGGTACCCTTATGATTGCCCGTGGTGAACTGCATAAACCCGGTGTCCATTCCGCTGAATCCGCTATTGATAATGTAGACGACTTCTTACACCGCGTTGAATCTCGCGGCGTAAAACTTTTCTATTATGAGAAATAA
- the infC gene encoding translation initiation factor IF-3, which produces MRVNEEIRAPQVRVIDDKGVQLGIMSKRDALREAEARELDLVEVAPNATPPVCRIMDFGKYRYEQKRRAREAKKKQHVIVLKEIKLRPKIDKHDFEYKLKHIREFLEEGNKVKVSVVFRGREYEHPEFAYEVLKNIIESTRDLCSETYSLDQCRPEDKALTITLSPGKSS; this is translated from the coding sequence GTGCGAGTAAATGAAGAAATCAGGGCTCCGCAGGTACGAGTGATTGATGATAAAGGGGTTCAGTTAGGTATCATGAGCAAAAGAGACGCTCTGAGGGAAGCCGAAGCACGCGAACTGGACCTCGTAGAGGTAGCACCGAATGCAACACCGCCGGTATGTAGAATAATGGATTTCGGAAAATACCGTTATGAACAGAAAAGAAGAGCCCGTGAAGCGAAAAAGAAACAGCATGTAATTGTGCTGAAGGAAATAAAACTAAGACCAAAAATAGATAAACACGATTTTGAGTATAAACTGAAACATATACGAGAGTTCCTTGAAGAAGGTAATAAAGTAAAGGTCTCTGTAGTATTTCGAGGACGGGAATATGAACATCCCGAGTTTGCGTATGAAGTGTTAAAAAATATTATTGAATCTACAAGGGACCTTTGCTCAGAAACATATTCGCTTGACCAATGTCGTCCTGAGGATAAAGCGTTAACTATTACACTTAGTCCGGGCAAATCGAGCTAA
- the rpmI gene encoding 50S ribosomal protein L35, with product MVKLKTNRSASKRFKVTKNGKVLRKKAYNRHLKTTKSAKKKRHLRKTTLVSSVEAKNVKAMLPYA from the coding sequence ATGGTAAAGTTAAAGACGAATCGTAGTGCGTCAAAAAGGTTTAAGGTTACTAAAAACGGGAAGGTTTTAAGAAAAAAAGCCTATAATAGACATTTAAAAACAACCAAATCGGCTAAGAAAAAGAGACACCTAAGGAAAACTACGCTGGTCTCATCTGTAGAAGCAAAAAATGTAAAAGCAATGCTCCCTTACGCATAA
- the rplT gene encoding 50S ribosomal protein L20: MPRATNNPASRDRRRKVLKQAEGYRGSHHRLFKTAKQAVDHAGKYAYRDRKAKKREIRALWIARINAAARNYGMSYNRLVFGLHKAGMNVDRKMLADLAVKDEEAFAKLIEIAKSAIAGEPIPKDDEVSEPLDSSEADTSS, translated from the coding sequence ATGCCACGAGCAACAAACAATCCTGCTTCCCGTGACCGTAGACGTAAAGTATTAAAGCAAGCAGAAGGATACCGTGGAAGCCATCATCGCCTTTTCAAGACAGCCAAACAAGCGGTTGACCATGCGGGTAAGTATGCGTATCGTGACCGCAAAGCCAAGAAAAGAGAAATCCGTGCTTTGTGGATAGCACGAATTAATGCGGCAGCACGTAATTACGGTATGAGTTACAATCGGCTTGTATTTGGTTTGCATAAGGCAGGAATGAATGTAGACCGTAAAATGCTGGCAGACCTTGCTGTAAAAGATGAGGAAGCCTTTGCCAAATTGATTGAGATAGCAAAATCTGCTATCGCAGGCGAACCTATTCCAAAAGATGACGAAGTTTCTGAGCCGCTGGATAGTTCGGAAGCAGATACTTCATCTTAA
- the hisA gene encoding 1-(5-phosphoribosyl)-5-[(5-phosphoribosylamino)methylideneamino]imidazole-4-carboxamide isomerase: MRIVPAIDIRGGKCVNLVQGDYEKETIFSDDPLEQAKIWWNELQEGIIHIVDLDGAKSGKCEILPFLEELGKMGIPYEVGGGIRTVDTIEKIIFAGASRVIIGTGMIKNPDLLQTATSRWKDKIVVAIDAKNGKIALEGWTQETDFSALEIAQKAQELGAIRIIYTDILSDGMMKGPNFAATQQIAQSVHIPVTMSGGVSSLEDLLKAKLLQSFGVDEIIVGRALYLKKFSITEAKKIFAS; this comes from the coding sequence ATGCGTATTGTGCCTGCTATTGATATTCGAGGTGGAAAGTGTGTCAATTTGGTTCAAGGGGATTATGAGAAGGAAACAATTTTTTCTGATGACCCCCTCGAACAAGCAAAAATCTGGTGGAATGAACTTCAAGAAGGAATTATTCACATTGTTGATTTGGATGGCGCTAAATCGGGGAAATGTGAAATATTGCCGTTCCTTGAAGAATTAGGAAAAATGGGTATTCCTTATGAAGTAGGTGGAGGTATTCGCACAGTAGATACAATAGAAAAAATTATTTTTGCGGGTGCTTCACGAGTGATAATTGGAACGGGAATGATTAAAAATCCTGATTTACTACAAACAGCCACTTCAAGGTGGAAAGATAAAATTGTTGTAGCCATTGATGCCAAAAATGGGAAGATTGCCCTTGAAGGTTGGACACAAGAAACAGACTTTTCCGCACTTGAAATCGCACAAAAGGCACAAGAATTAGGGGCTATCCGTATCATATATACAGATATTCTTTCGGATGGCATGATGAAAGGACCTAATTTTGCAGCAACACAACAGATAGCACAATCGGTCCATATTCCTGTTACTATGTCAGGAGGGGTTTCCTCTCTGGAAGATTTACTTAAAGCAAAATTATTACAGTCCTTTGGGGTAGATGAGATTATCGTTGGTAGAGCGTTATACTTAAAGAAGTTCTCAATAACAGAAGCAAAAAAAATATTCGCTTCCTAA